In Uranotaenia lowii strain MFRU-FL chromosome 2, ASM2978415v1, whole genome shotgun sequence, one genomic interval encodes:
- the LOC129742363 gene encoding uncharacterized protein LOC129742363 codes for MRKGPPKSGTLVAFVKLPVAVANAAFKCGRLKVGWSICQIAILQQPERCFRCVVYGRKSFTCKGTDRSGLCWRCGEAGLQAASCTKDAKCLHYGGGHRAGNPRCPALQKASAAPSRG; via the coding sequence ATGCGGAAAGGGCCTCCCAAATCCGGGACACTGGTGGCTTTCGTGAAGCTTCCAGTTGCGGTAGCAAACGCAGCATTCAAgtgtgggcggctaaaggtgggcTGGTCTATCTGCCAGATAGCCATCCTCCAGCAACCGGAAAGGTGCTTCCGTTGTGTGGTATATGGGCGCAAATCATTCACCTGCAAGGGCACTGATAGGAGTGGCTTGTGTTGGCGGTGCGGTGAAGCCGGCCTTCAGGCGGCTAGTTGCACCAAAGACGCAAAGTGTCTCCACTACGGTGGAGGACAcagggctggcaaccctaggtgccccgcCTTACAAAAAGCATCGGCTGCACCTTCCAGGGGATAG